The Pan troglodytes isolate AG18354 chromosome 7, NHGRI_mPanTro3-v2.0_pri, whole genome shotgun sequence genome has a window encoding:
- the PTP4A3 gene encoding protein tyrosine phosphatase type IVA 3 isoform X1, whose protein sequence is MARMNRPAPVEVSYKHMRFLITHNPTNATLSTFIEDLKKYGATTVVRVCEVTYDKTPLEKDGITVVEAPWSHQQQAAHLPGEIPAQTEAAVQRATHAQDPVLRHVGQDLGWTWRPRPALLCPAQQGLQALAGPTSPFPPRHLCALVSEERGAPRALCGLWALSPVSATPSGGAGRGSVSPRWVGRPLPAPSHTSQAGLL, encoded by the exons ATGGCTCGGATGAACCGCCCGGCCCCGGTGGAGGTGAGCTACAAACACATGCGCTTCCTCATCACCCACAACCCCACCAACGCCACGCTCAGCACCTTCATTGAG GACCTGAAGAAGTACGGGGCTACCACTGTGGTGCGTGTGTGTGAAGTGACCTATGACAAAACGCCGCTGGAGAAGGATGGCATCACCGTTGTG GAAGCGCCGTGGAGCCATCAACAGCAAGCAGCTCACCTACCTGGAGAAATACCGGCCCAAACAGAGGCTGCGGTTCAAAGAGCCACACACGCACAAGACCCGGTGCTGCGTCATGTAGGTCAGGACCTTGGCTGGACCTGGAGGCCCCGCCCAGCCCTGCTCTGCCCAGCCCAGCAGGGGCTCCAGGCCTTGGCTGGCCCCACATCGCCTTTTCCTCCCCGACACCTCTGTGCACTTGTGTCCGAGGAGCGAGGAGCCCCTCGGGCCCTGTGTGGCCTCTGGGCcctttctcctgtctctgccactCCCTCTGGCGGCGCTGGCCGTGGCTCTGTCTCTCCAAGGTGGGTCGGGCGCCCTCTGCCCGCCCCCTCCCAcaccagccaggctggtctcctctAG
- the PTP4A3 gene encoding protein tyrosine phosphatase type IVA 3 isoform X2, with product MARMNRPAPVEVSYKHMRFLITHNPTNATLSTFIEDLKKYGATTVVRVCEVTYDKTPLEKDGITVVDWPFDDGAPPPGKVVEDWLSLVKAKFCEAPGSCVAVHCVAGLGRAPVLVALALIESGMKYEDAIQFIRQKRRGAINSKQLTYLEKYRPKQRLRFKEPHTHKTRCCVM from the exons ATGGCTCGGATGAACCGCCCGGCCCCGGTGGAGGTGAGCTACAAACACATGCGCTTCCTCATCACCCACAACCCCACCAACGCCACGCTCAGCACCTTCATTGAG GACCTGAAGAAGTACGGGGCTACCACTGTGGTGCGTGTGTGTGAAGTGACCTATGACAAAACGCCGCTGGAGAAGGATGGCATCACCGTTGTG GACTGGCCGTTTGATGATGGGGCGCCCCCGCCCGGCAAGGTAGTGGAAGACTGGCTGAGCCTGGTGAAGGCCAAGTTCTGTGAGGCCCCTGGCAGCTGCGTGGCTGTGCACTGCGTGGCGGGCCTGGGCCG GGCTCCAGTCCTTGTGGCGCTGGCCCTTATTGAGAGCGGGATGAAGTACGAGGACGCCATCCAGTTCATCCGCCA GAAGCGCCGTGGAGCCATCAACAGCAAGCAGCTCACCTACCTGGAGAAATACCGGCCCAAACAGAGGCTGCGGTTCAAAGAGCCACACACGCACAAGACCCGGTGCTGCGTCATGTAG
- the PTP4A3 gene encoding protein tyrosine phosphatase type IVA 3 isoform X4 → MARMNRPAPVEVSYKHMRFLITHNPTNATLSTFIEDLKKYGATTVVRVCEVTYDKTPLEKDGITVVDWPFDDGAPPPGKVVEDWLSLVKAKFCEAPGSCVAVHCVAGLGRKRRGAINSKQLTYLEKYRPKQRLRFKEPHTHKTRCCVM, encoded by the exons ATGGCTCGGATGAACCGCCCGGCCCCGGTGGAGGTGAGCTACAAACACATGCGCTTCCTCATCACCCACAACCCCACCAACGCCACGCTCAGCACCTTCATTGAG GACCTGAAGAAGTACGGGGCTACCACTGTGGTGCGTGTGTGTGAAGTGACCTATGACAAAACGCCGCTGGAGAAGGATGGCATCACCGTTGTG GACTGGCCGTTTGATGATGGGGCGCCCCCGCCCGGCAAGGTAGTGGAAGACTGGCTGAGCCTGGTGAAGGCCAAGTTCTGTGAGGCCCCTGGCAGCTGCGTGGCTGTGCACTGCGTGGCGGGCCTGGGCCG GAAGCGCCGTGGAGCCATCAACAGCAAGCAGCTCACCTACCTGGAGAAATACCGGCCCAAACAGAGGCTGCGGTTCAAAGAGCCACACACGCACAAGACCCGGTGCTGCGTCATGTAG
- the PTP4A3 gene encoding protein tyrosine phosphatase type IVA 3 isoform X3, with protein sequence MARMNRPAPVEDLKKYGATTVVRVCEVTYDKTPLEKDGITVVDWPFDDGAPPPGKVVEDWLSLVKAKFCEAPGSCVAVHCVAGLGRAPVLVALALIESGMKYEDAIQFIRQKRRGAINSKQLTYLEKYRPKQRLRFKEPHTHKTRCCVM encoded by the exons ATGGCTCGGATGAACCGCCCGGCCCCGGTGGAG GACCTGAAGAAGTACGGGGCTACCACTGTGGTGCGTGTGTGTGAAGTGACCTATGACAAAACGCCGCTGGAGAAGGATGGCATCACCGTTGTG GACTGGCCGTTTGATGATGGGGCGCCCCCGCCCGGCAAGGTAGTGGAAGACTGGCTGAGCCTGGTGAAGGCCAAGTTCTGTGAGGCCCCTGGCAGCTGCGTGGCTGTGCACTGCGTGGCGGGCCTGGGCCG GGCTCCAGTCCTTGTGGCGCTGGCCCTTATTGAGAGCGGGATGAAGTACGAGGACGCCATCCAGTTCATCCGCCA GAAGCGCCGTGGAGCCATCAACAGCAAGCAGCTCACCTACCTGGAGAAATACCGGCCCAAACAGAGGCTGCGGTTCAAAGAGCCACACACGCACAAGACCCGGTGCTGCGTCATGTAG